In Gemmatimonadota bacterium, one DNA window encodes the following:
- a CDS encoding cupin domain-containing protein yields MSDAKQWYFKTKDDGIFRKLTDTISTRLFIGEKVMFSLAEIGPHTEPTIHSHDEEQWGILMEGECVRIQDGEEVEMQQGDFWCTPGNTPHGVRTGDSGAVILDVFSPPREAYLTAGEGLSAKYHGSG; encoded by the coding sequence ATGTCCGATGCGAAACAATGGTATTTCAAGACCAAGGACGACGGCATATTCCGCAAGCTGACCGACACGATATCCACTCGCCTGTTCATCGGCGAGAAGGTCATGTTCTCCCTGGCGGAGATCGGCCCGCACACCGAACCCACCATCCACAGCCACGATGAAGAGCAATGGGGCATCCTGATGGAGGGCGAGTGCGTGCGCATCCAGGACGGCGAGGAAGTCGAGATGCAACAGGGAGACTTCTGGTGCACCCCCGGCAATACGCCGCACGGTGTCCGTACCGGTGACAGTGGCGCGGTCATCCTGGATGTATTCAGCCCGCCACGGGAAGCCTACCTGACGGCCGGCGAGGGCCTGTCGGCGAAGTACCACGGGTCCGGTTGA
- a CDS encoding amidohydrolase family protein: MSTSSSTTDPVDTSPTVIRNARVIDGSGRPPLERQAIFIESGKIRSILPDTDSLASGPGHVDASGKTVIPGLIDMHAHLISGGFDTVVDVGASYVVDDQKRVLRQMLYWGVVGCHFSVQPIDNGLWLRQALASGEIEGPRLFVSGPGVTAPAGWAGSNQMDARIELDDPDNAPAAVAGLAENGVNFVKIFYDSMCCAFHQAMPMLRKDVMQRVITEAHRHGLPVASHVYELEGHREVLQAGGDILYHSSVTGEIDDEYLEAMRANGSLYVATLSIYNDTYEPQAIRAWADSSWVRESVPKATLETLGPGGPLDEFDAFTRRDNIARQLPTIMGNMKKIHDAGIPFAVGPDTGVPGVFPGLSVHRELELMVAAGVPELAAISAAPHPAATLAREPLIGSLAPGKSADLLILSEDPLADIRATRSIETVVKEGRVVDREKLLGEIFTADHAEETH, encoded by the coding sequence ATGTCTACATCATCTTCAACCACGGATCCTGTCGATACGAGCCCGACAGTCATTCGCAACGCGCGCGTCATCGACGGAAGCGGCCGCCCGCCGCTCGAGCGTCAAGCCATTTTCATAGAGTCCGGCAAGATCAGGAGCATACTGCCCGATACCGATTCCCTCGCATCCGGCCCAGGGCACGTCGATGCGTCCGGCAAGACAGTCATTCCCGGGTTGATCGACATGCATGCCCACCTGATCAGCGGTGGCTTCGACACCGTGGTCGACGTGGGCGCCTCCTATGTTGTGGATGACCAGAAACGGGTGCTCCGGCAGATGCTCTACTGGGGGGTGGTGGGTTGCCACTTCTCGGTGCAGCCCATCGACAACGGCCTCTGGTTGCGGCAGGCGCTCGCGTCGGGCGAGATCGAAGGGCCGAGACTGTTCGTTTCCGGCCCCGGGGTGACCGCGCCGGCGGGATGGGCGGGGTCCAACCAGATGGATGCGCGCATCGAGCTCGACGATCCGGACAATGCCCCGGCAGCCGTTGCGGGATTGGCTGAAAACGGCGTCAATTTCGTAAAGATCTTCTACGACTCGATGTGCTGCGCTTTCCATCAGGCGATGCCGATGCTGCGCAAGGACGTGATGCAGCGGGTGATTACCGAGGCACACCGGCACGGCCTGCCGGTTGCGTCGCACGTCTACGAACTGGAAGGCCACCGAGAGGTGCTGCAGGCGGGCGGCGACATCCTGTACCACTCTTCGGTGACGGGCGAGATCGATGACGAGTACCTGGAGGCGATGCGCGCCAACGGCAGCCTGTACGTGGCGACGCTGTCCATCTACAACGACACCTATGAGCCGCAGGCGATCCGGGCATGGGCGGACTCTTCCTGGGTGCGCGAGAGCGTGCCGAAAGCCACGCTGGAAACCCTGGGGCCCGGCGGCCCGCTGGACGAGTTCGATGCCTTCACCAGGCGGGACAATATCGCGCGGCAGTTGCCGACCATCATGGGCAACATGAAAAAGATCCACGATGCGGGCATTCCATTCGCGGTCGGTCCCGACACAGGCGTTCCGGGCGTCTTTCCGGGCCTGAGCGTGCACCGCGAGTTGGAACTCATGGTCGCCGCCGGCGTGCCGGAGCTTGCCGCCATCAGCGCGGCGCCGCATCCGGCCGCGACCTTGGCCCGGGAGCCGCTGATCGGCTCGCTGGCGCCCGGCAAGAGCGCCGACCTGCTGATACTCTCGGAGGACCCGCTGGCGGACATCCGGGCGACCCGTTCGATCGAAACCGTCGTCAAGGAGGGGCGGGTCGTCGACCGGGAGAAGCTGCTCGGCGAAATTTTCACCGCGGATCACGCGGAGGAAACCCATTAG
- a CDS encoding sigma-70 family RNA polymerase sigma factor has translation MGNQASTGERSTTDFVEDLVRANQSTLTAYMRRRIPSASDAADACQEVFLRMCRIDRPSRIRNPRAFLFQTAQNIVQDYFRKRRISEVPLGIDAFGAEPRLTSPSPERAQYAKEWDAAYRAAIDELTPRCRRVFVLCRIRNWPHAEIAREMGISTKMVEKYMTKALAHLTVKLQEFLVDDFH, from the coding sequence ATGGGCAATCAGGCGTCGACCGGCGAACGCAGCACAACCGATTTTGTCGAGGATCTCGTTCGCGCCAATCAGTCAACACTCACCGCCTACATGCGCCGGAGGATTCCTTCGGCGTCCGATGCCGCGGATGCGTGCCAGGAGGTGTTCCTGCGCATGTGCCGCATCGACCGGCCGTCCCGCATCAGGAACCCCCGCGCCTTTCTGTTCCAGACGGCCCAGAACATCGTCCAGGACTACTTTCGCAAGCGAAGAATCAGCGAAGTACCGCTCGGCATCGACGCCTTCGGGGCCGAGCCGCGCCTGACCAGCCCGTCGCCCGAGCGCGCGCAGTACGCGAAGGAGTGGGACGCCGCCTACCGGGCCGCCATCGACGAACTGACGCCGAGGTGCCGGAGGGTCTTCGTTCTGTGCAGAATCCGTAACTGGCCCCATGCGGAGATCGCGCGGGAAATGGGCATTTCCACGAAAATGGTGGAGAAGTACATGACAAAGGCCCTCGCCCA